Proteins from a single region of Oncorhynchus keta strain PuntledgeMale-10-30-2019 chromosome 20, Oket_V2, whole genome shotgun sequence:
- the LOC118398991 gene encoding protein PALS2-like isoform X5, which translates to MVASKCYEAVPPAELFNEELGNSSLMQADAVRMIGIRKKAGEPLGVTFRVEKEELVIARILHGGMIDRQGLLHVGDIIKEVNGRDVGNNPTELQEMLKDCSGGITLKILPSYRDAPAPPQVYVQPHFDYDPANDHLIPCREAGIGFKRGDLLQIVNREDPNWWQACHVVGGATGLIPSQFLEEKRKAFVPRDFDGSGILCGTITGKKKKKMMYLTARNAEFDRHELQIYEEVAKMPPFQRKTLVLIGAQGVGRRSLKNRLVVLNPTCFGTTIPFTSRRPRDDELDGKSYRFVTRTEMEADVKAGGYLEHGEYDGNLYGTKMDSIHEVVDTGRTCILDVNPQALKVLKTAEFMPYVVFIAAPEYETLKAMHKATVDAGITTKQLTDVDLRKTVDESARIQRTYNHYFDLAITNDNLDRAFQTLQAAVDKLCSEPQWVPVNWVY; encoded by the exons ATGGTAGCCTCTAAGTGCTATGAGGCCGTGCCCCCAGCGGAGCTGTTTAATGAGGAGCTGGGGAACAGTTCTCTGATGCAGGCCGATGCTGTACGCATGATCGGCATCCGCAAGAAGGCTGGAGAACCACTG ggAGTGACGTTCAGAGTGGAGAAGGAGGAGCTGGTCATCGCTAGGATCCTCCACGGAGGAATGATTGACAGGCAGGGTCTGCTGCACGTGGGTGACATCATAAAGGAAGTGAATGGGCGGGACGTAGGGAACAACCCCACTGAGCTGCAGGAGATGCTGAAGGACTGCAGCGGAGGAATCACTCTGAAGATACTGCCTAGTTATAGAGATGCACCCGCCccaccacag GTGTACGTGCAACCCCACTTTGACTACGATCCAGCAAATGACCATCTGATCCCCTGCCGAGAGGCGGGGATTGGCTTCAAGAGGGGGGACCTCCTTCAGATTGTCAACAGGGAGGACCCCAACTGGTGGCAG GCATGTCATGTGGTTGGTGGAGCCACTGGACTGATCCCCAGTCAGTtcctggaggagaagaggaaagccTTCGTCCCAAGAGATTTTGATGGCTCAG GGATCCTGTGTGGTACGATAACtggaaagaagaagaaaaagatgaTGTACTTAACAGCCAGGAATGCAG AGTTTGACAGGCACGAGCTGCAAATCTATGAGGAGGTGGCCAAGATGCCCCCATTCCAGAGGAAGACTCTAGTTCTGATTGGAGCCCAGGGGGTGGGCCGACGCAGCCTCAAGAACCGACTGGTGGTCCTTAACCCAACATGCTTCGGAACCACCATACCCT TCACCTCCCGGCGTCCCCGTGACGATGAGCTGGACGGTAAGTCGTACCGGTTTGTGACGCGGACGGAGATGGAGGCAGACGTAAAGGCGGGCGGCTACCTAGAGCACGGCGAGTACGACGGGAACCTCTACGGAACCAAGATGGACTCCATCCACGAGGTGGTGGACACGGGGCGCACCTGCATCCTGGACGTCAACCCACAG GCTCTGAAGGTACTAAAGACAGCAGAGTTCATGCCGTACGTGGTGTTCATCGCAGCACCAGAGTATGAGACGCTCAAGGCCATGCACAAAGCTACGGTGGACGCTGGAATCACCACCAAACAACTCACG gATGTGGATTTGAGGAAGACTGTTGATGAGAGTGCTCGTATCCAGAGGACCTACAACCACTACTTTGACCTCGCCATCACCAATGACAACCTGGACCGAGCCTTCCAAACGCTACAGGCTGCCGTCGACAAACTCTGCTCCGAACCACAGTGGGTCCCCGTCAACTGGGTCTACTGA